The following is a genomic window from Paralichthys olivaceus isolate ysfri-2021 chromosome 3, ASM2471397v2, whole genome shotgun sequence.
atttttagttttaatgagTAGTGGATATACACACTGACCCTTCTCACCTTAAGGGTTTCAATATAGGCCTCGTTTATATCACTCAGGCCCAGCCTGAGGGGGATGAGCAGGACCAGGGGTCTCCACAGAGCCGTTTCCTCCTCCGCCAGCGCACACGCACCCTCGAGGCAGCCATTCAGATCCCCCACTGCCTCGGCCTCTCCACAGGCCGCCGCATCCAACCAGGGCATACAGAGCCGCTCTGCGCGATGAAAACAAACTCACTGAACCACAGACTTATTGAAATGGTACTTTTCTGCACTGAAGCAGATGTGCACAAGGTCATGCAGAAAACCCAAGACAGAGAGGGATGAGACAGACACTGAACACTCAACTATGTTAAATTTTCTAAAACTTACATTTCCTTATGAACATTCAATCTGAGCACAATCCGTACTTTAACCCGGTGCTCAATTATTTGACATTTGAACTGCGTATGCTAATGGGTGATTACAGGGACACACATAGTAGTAACACAGCAGCACTCACTGATCTCCTCGATGACCACAGTGTTGTCCATCGCCACGTGTACAACTAATCTGCTCCATGTATCAAACACTGCCAGTTTCCTGAGAGcaacacagcacagagacagtcaCACTTTGGTTAAAATGACACTTATTCATTTTTTCTTAACCTAATCACAGTAAAGAATCATATCTTTGGTTTAATTGTTTGACACAGTGTAGAGCAATACATGGTGAGGGTGGAAAAAAGAGACAAGGCTGTAAAGTATGATGCAATAACGACTGAGTATCTCACAATGTGCAAATAACACTGATATGTTGTACAGAGGGATTTTTCATTGACGTTTATTCATCTGACACTTAAGTCCACAGTGTTCACTCTGTTCTGTCCCTTCACAGCCTTCTGGGAAAACATCATGCTTTTTAAGATTCAGTGAAACTTTTTTAGTTATCAACGcatttgttatattattatatgtgaaaatgaaaatatacaattataaaattaaattaaacaatgttTAAGTGATTATTCAAAAATCTGAGCAAAACGGCTGGTTTCTGATTAATTGTATCATGTAGAATTTTTGACTACGAGTAATGTTTTGaaatgcacaaaacacaatCCTGCTGCCAGATTCACACTATGAAGCAGATTGACAGGTGGTAGTTTAAATTAGAGGATGGATTATCGACCTAGTCATATTGTGTCAGACCGGTTTCTGACAGAAATTCATAAATTGCGAAGAAAAAGGACATTGAATTTTGTGTGTTAAAACTATATACCGGCAGCCTATAGAGCCTATAAAAACAATGTCTTTTGACAGTCATTAACAAGGAGTTCACGTGTGTACTACTACTCAGGCCAGTTGTGACATCAACTGAATAACAGGGTCACACAAGATAATgcagaaaagtttttttttttcttaattcaagttctacaTATCTGATTGTATTTGTGctttcatttttataattatttataatgaagTTTATTGTTAAACTGCAAAATATCAAGCCTCGATTCATTTCTTCGTCATAAGGGTTTAATAGTGACATTTTAGGAATTATTGCCAATATATTTAAACGAATATATGGGTATTGGATATTTTTTACTCTCGGTATCAGTATTCACATTGGCCTTTAAAAAATCCATATAGTACTATAGTATATAAACATTTGGGGGTTCACATGGCACCTTCATTATCAGTAGTCACATAAAACACCCAACTTTGTAatcttgttctgtttttatgttgtatgttgtgGTACACTATGCCCTGTGAGAAACACCATTTTGTTCAGCTGTATACTTAGTATGTGGATGAAGGACAATAAAAGTTAACTTAAACTTGAATAGGTAACAGGACTTCTATTTGTGTACATTAAGTATCTTAAGAGTAGATTCAATCTCGAggtaataaagaaaaaaaattacaaattacGCAAAATACCAATAATACACATATATGGAAACATGaggatttgtcttttttatatcACTGCAAATTGATCATCTCTGGGTTTTGGAAAGGGCTAAAGCAAAGCAACTTAtgacatttcacatttctgctAAAAACAAATATGGCAGTTTTTGATGATAAAACATTAGGTTTgaatttttctttgttttacagtACTTACTTTAGAACCTGGGCGACTGTGTTTGGTCCATACCACTGGCCTATTGGCTTCCCCTCTCCAACCCCCATTTGggctgcagcagaacaaaacaGCAACTTAATGCAAACAGCTTCAGGACTGAACTCTTAATCTAACTGAAAGGATCAAACAGTCACTACTGACCAATTTGATGGATGGAATAATAGCTGTCCTTTTTGTCAATGAAGGCATTGAGAATACTGATGTactcttctctttgtttctcatcTCTGGTCCATCTCCAGTCTGACAATACAAAAAATCAACAGTTATCAAGCCTGTTTGAAACAGGTTCTGTGTTGCTCCAGTTTACAATCTATAGAAGAGCTCTTAGTGTCACACAGGGACAAAATCTGCTCTATCTatagaacacacacatctatatcTTTACTGGTGTATTTTTAAAGTTGTCTTACTTCTGCCTAAATGTCTGCATAACAAGGCCTCGCCGAGGATCATCTGGCCGCATCGTAACATACACCCCCATCCTGTATCTGACGTCGGTCCTGTCCCACCTGTAAAACATTCAAGAACCCTCCATGAAAAAGAGTCTAATCTCAAGCTGAGGAGCTCAACTTTGACGCACACTCGTTTTCCACTCACCAATCGGCGGGAAGTTTTTTCTGTATGTGAACCACAGTCGTGAAGTGACATCTGATAAAATCTCATctttctctgcaggaggagcacaAATCACCATCTTACAATTCAAACCAACCCCCCCCACATACTCTCAAAATCCTAAAGTACCTACCTGTGAGTGCATTGTATTCTTTGCCCAAGATCCACACAGGCTCTGAGGTCTCAGGAAAATCTTCAAACTCTCCAAAGCGAAGTGTGTCATATGTCAAGGTTGCTGCAAAAGAGAATGACTGCATGTCAACTGTCAGTCTGGGAAAAATAACAATGGAGAGACAGCTAGTGCTCATATTGTTGATCACTAACAACTTGAAGCAGCTGATATCAGTGAAGCTATCTATCAGGTTGTAAAGATGGAGTATCCATTAGTAGCTTGAGAAGAATTCCAGGAAGGATGttctatatatacacatgtgtGCATCTGCCTAAACAGTATCTAGCATTTTATACCCATGCTACTTTAGATTAACCTGGGTCTCATTTTATATGCACGAGAGCAATCGAAGGAGGAATCTTATCCTGTCGGATAACATCAAGACTCCAGTTTCAATTTCCTGCCTAAAGCATTCTCATAAGGTCATACGGAAATAAACATACCTTAAAAACAAGCTCAGCAATTGTACTAAAAAAAGGCGACTCCCGGAATTAAATACTGTACGTCCATAACTTTACAGGACATGAGAGAAACCTTCTTTTAAAAGAAAGGTGAAATTTGTGTTAGCAGAGGCCAAGATATTCTGGAATTTACTCCCTAACATAGATGGAGCTAAAAAATGCTGACTCAGAAGTTAAATTTATAATTCAGGCTCTCAGTGAAAATTTGTAGTGTCAGAGCACAGAGGTTATCTCTGTGATTGCATGACTCCCAGATCATCAATTTTCTAATACCTCAGAACCTCCACACCTacagaagacattttaaaaaactaagCCTGGACTGAAAATCATGAGTCACAACAAGTAAACTGAACTTGATGTGTGACATTAGTGTAATTCCCCTTAATAACAAAGGATGCATAACTAATGAGTACAACTCACATAACAATCCCATATATCACACATCTAAGTAGCTGAAAAGTCCCTATTGTGCAATAAGCTGGTAATAAGTGAGAAAATGTCTATATAACAAGGTCCTTTTTAAGAAAGGCAATCAGTATGTCTTTGAATGCTGTTAAAAGGTACAGTTAACCTCTGTTTGATAACTGTGCTTTTAAAAACTCAGACCGTCCAGCATCAACCAAAGTATCCAACAGTCTCGCAGATGCAGATGTGCAGGTGCAGAAATGTGGGTTTGTTTTGCATTAATGGAAATAATtgcaggaggcagagacagcTCCTAGGAGATGTTTCAGCCTCTTTAGTGTGGCTGTTTTTTGGTCTAATAAGTTTGCTGAGGGAAACTTCGCTGAAGATCTGGGTCATCTGGTTCATTTTCAGCTGTGGGGAAGTGGGGGTAAATGTCATGGTTTGTTTAtctaactaaaaaaaaaaaaaaaatctgaattgtaAACTTCCATGAcactttctgtttcctgttcttaagaaaaacacaacacatgtgcAGCAATAATTGTCCATTGCACATCATAACACATTACGCAGTTTATTGaccaatatatttaaaacaaaagtatTCCAGCAGGAAAAACATTACAGCCTCCTATACAAGAGCCCCCGCTACTTTTGGAGCTAGATTTCAGACTAATGACTAGTTAATCTGGGTCAGATTGTAAATCCACAGGAAATAAATGCAAGTCTGTGTGAAGTCCACAAAAGtgacatagatcaacatgtctgtgtgtgaataataagcaatcaaaaacaataataataataccgtTTCCTTGTTCCTCttaagaaagacaaacactctCTGGCGCTTGTTATTACACTGTTGTGTAGTTATGTGGTTGACATGCTAGCACACCACCTGTCAGATTCTCAGATCAGACATGTTTACGGAGAGGAGGGATTTAAGAAGCAAATATTATTATGGACTCTGCTCACTTTCAGTTTTATTAGGAACCTCCCTGAGTGCTGTTTCATACCACAGAGCAACTCTCATGGCTAGCAGCGTTGCTAACAGTAAAGTAGCATTCCGTGTGAGATGGTGACAGAGCATCGGGTGTTCATCTTGGGCGTATCATGACGTTAGCATCCAGACGGACCAAAGACAGGAGACGGACCAGAAGGAGCGAGACGTGACACCAGCGCATGACACGGACACTCGCTTGAACGTGGGGACAGCACAGGAAGTCACGCGCCTCTACGGTGAGCTGTCACCGCGGGGGAACCAACACATTTAGCCTTAGCAGCAGGCTAACGATAGTTAGCAGTTAGCTTTAGTCATCACTTTAGCACGCTAACGTCACCGAGGCTACAAAGAAGCGAGGCTCTGTGTTGGACTGGCGGCGGGAGACGGTAATGCCGCCATGACAAGGCAGGAGAAGAGTTCCCAGGTATGAGACTACGACGGGGAGCTTGTTCTGGGGGTCGACTGACTTGCTAacggagagaaaaacaatgttatttAGCTGGAGACGCTCTCACCTGCATCCATCCCGACGGTCGTCACCCtaacttgtttgttgttttctgctcCTCGACACGCTGGACCAATGGGAGGAGAGTACCGCTGAGGAAGTCAGGAAGAGGCGGAGCGTCTCCCGAGACATCCAataagaagaggagggggggggggttattccCCCCGGACCAATCAGTGGAGGCTGACGTTGAAAACAGTTGGTGGTGCGTTCAAATACACATGCTGGTCGATATCTGACCATAAAACAATCATtacaacattttattataattatgatgttttacatgtttgtatGAGTCTTAATTTAGtataagttttttttataaattatattgtgtcattttcattcagaaTTGGCTTTAAAAAATGCCAGCCCCTGCCCCTACAAATTGAAATTGGGAAATTGAATAAACTTTATATCATTAACATGGACAAATTTAAAAATCTTCCtctgaaataatatatatgtcTATATAGAATCCAATCTTAAAACCTCATCAGTAgaccaatataaatataattgttaTCTTGTTAATTATtcctaaaaaaaaactaatacaaCCCACCCTCAGGGACTGCTCCTGGAAAAAACTTGTCATTCTGTCTTCTGTATATAGTCATTTGCTGATGCTGCTACTATTGctattattgttgtttgttatactatatactgtgtgtgttaatactatatttctatatattcttacacacacacacacacacacatatatatctCTTGGCGAGAGTAGACTCTTACAATTTTAGTGTACTTGAGTATCATGGCAATAGAGATCTTTGAATCTTGACTCACTTGACTAACACCATCAACAATGTCCTAATTCATTCTACTATATTGTTTCACCATGCTCATACAAAGCCTTCCTTGTTAAATCCCCCTGCCAATCTGTGTTTAGTGGTTCTGATTCACCCACCAGGCTGGACATACACCACTGTTCCTCTTTGTATTGCTGcagtttagaaataaaaaactcaATGCTCAACAATAATGAATGCATGCACTGATAATCAGACAAAGCCTGCATGAGGGAGACACACAAAAGTAATTTGTACAAGGAAAAAGGATTATCCCTGATTTAAACTGGTAAATTGGCATTCAGacataataatgaaaacatgctCTCAAActaattctttattttaaatatctgtaTAATTTAGTCCAATTCACTGACATTTACATCTCAGAgttgtaaaaaacatttatttattagttttaatatttacagttGCAAATGACTCAGTTATATTCTACATCAAATAGTCTTACACACATGCCATATAAAACGGAAATTATTCATGGAATAAACTCTACTCACAAACTTAAATGTTACCAAAGTGCTCTaactcagagaaaacacactgtgACCTTTTTATCACAGTACAGCAATATAACACACTGCCTCACAGTGAACAAAGCAATAGAGAGCGGAAAAACTGCATTAAATGTACATACTCTTTGAAATACATTGTGTAGAAGTTGTAGACTCAATTCATCTGACTAATCTGGGACTGGAGAAGGGAGCTAAATCTTTTAGTGGAAGTTTTAATTGAGCATaatcaaagttttatttcagtttagcaTTCATAAGCTAATCAAGGCCGAGTCAAGATGtgttatttaactttttacaaTCAGTAAAATATGTGGCATTCTGCAcatgaattattttaattaattgtattaCACTTTTTTTATGACGCAATCATCTTTttggttgttaaaaaaaaaagtacaaagaaACAATTTGTCGAGACAAAAGATATCTCTAAATGTAGTTCTCGAAGCTGATTTGTTGCTTCTGCTAGATACTAGCTATTGTGATGAGACA
Proteins encoded in this region:
- the atg4b gene encoding cysteine protease ATG4B isoform X1, which produces MDAATLTYDTLRFGEFEDFPETSEPVWILGKEYNALTEKDEILSDVTSRLWFTYRKNFPPIGGTGPTSDTGWGCMLRCGQMILGEALLCRHLGRNWRWTRDEKQREEYISILNAFIDKKDSYYSIHQIAQMGVGEGKPIGQWYGPNTVAQVLKKLAVFDTWSRLVVHVAMDNTVVIEEIKRLCMPWLDAAACGEAEAVGDLNGCLEGACALAEEETALWRPLVLLIPLRLGLSDINEAYIETLKQCFMLPQSLGVIGGKPNSAHYFIGYVGEELIYLDPHTTQPAVEPCEDSQVPDETYHCQHPPCRMHICELDPSIAAGFFCRTEDEFDDWCMRIRRLSCRRGGLPMFELVDSQPCHMVSVDALNLTPDAPFTDFSDSDRLERFFDSEDEEFEILSL
- the atg4b gene encoding cysteine protease ATG4B isoform X2, with the protein product MDAATLTYDTLRFGEFEDFPETSEPVWILGKEYNALTEKDEILSDVTSRLWFTYRKNFPPIGGTGPTSDTGWGCMLRCGQMILGEALLCRHLGRNWRWTRDEKQREEYISILNAFIDKKDSYYSIHQIAQMGVGEGKPIGQWYGPNTVAQVLKKLAVFDTWSRLVVHVAMDNTVVIEEIKRLCMPWLDAAACGEAEAVGDLNGCLEGACALAEEETALWRPLVLLIPLRLGLSDINEAYIETLKQCFMLPQSLGVIGGKPNSAHYFIGYVGEELIYLDPHTTQPAVEPCEDSQVPDETYHCQHPPCRMHICELDPSIAAGFFCRTEDEFDDWCMRIRRLSCRRGGLPMFELVDSQPCHMVSVDALNLTPDFSDSDRLERFFDSEDEEFEILSL